One genomic segment of Ignavibacteriota bacterium includes these proteins:
- the sprA gene encoding cell surface protein SprA, with product MKLENKNKKKIFSAFLVLLILSAFAFIFASKNNIHTNLDYEKINLNFDELLTNQPNQFSKVADSTNIFDSDTTRFDSLKMSNMKYDSTKFDSMKLDSTYRLKNFKYVRTDDQFLKLKPDRKIGFFAYPSERFIKRTVELDSTGSFVIIREFIANSEVRLPLKIPLDEYVKMRLENVERSSWENIGYTYELKESGDDLGQLIKDITNIEIPLPSVGILSIFGPPKISLKISGAVDIHGAWRNETTEGVTASLLGNTRNEPDFKQQVQINVNGLIGDKLTIGADWNTERTFEYENQLKLQYKGYKDEIVQNVEAGNVSLQTSPLVGGGEALFGIKALFQLGPFSLTAIASQKKSEVEEVSVSGGTQKNEFEIHAYDYSQNHYFVDLDYASTDPNLNLFEKYYANANPVVSKFHKIKEIEVWKTTDQRIDISNERKANAFIDLPPRVSDTSLVPYEDSYKQLTNNSIPGRSIIDGRFVKMIEGQDYDVNIYAGFISFRTQINTEDAIAVAYRIEGDDGIFDHYYGEFLKEINDTSSIMVLKLVKPEKLQPGGTFADAWKLQLKNIYPIGGRDVNKEGFKLDINYQIAGQEAVRELDGKNILEEFGLDLSDESGGGSPDGAFDFEQNRTILTKTGEIIFPKLQPFGRDFPFGVERAYQAIYDTTVTFAKNDKAQDKFIIIGEYSAAASSVYNIGFNVVENSVKVTLDGRTLDAGTDYSVDYNIGQVIIRNQDALVPGANLKITFEKNDLFQLASKTLLGLRGIYDVSEKTKFGFSYLNLNQTTLSDKVRIGEEPLNNSIFGMDFQTGIELPFITKGLNYLISTKEMSSFNLKGEFAYMSPDPNTKKSTIKSDNSQSIAYIDDFERSKRIIPVGVSYTGWKDISIPDSINGIGNLEKSEIMNYKAQSYWFNRLPSLVTVDSIWGGRRDVARNDGNITVLDYIFNPAKRGTYNYNPRLDDRSKLWGGMMRGLSSSAGNLVEENIEYIEFWIDVGRSSTDTKMIIDLGQISEDIIPNNEFNTEDKQPYNDILEDNEDLGLDGLADAEEIALFGDVDGNGDPSNDNFKFSLGSLDYSTINGTEGNGRLSDAGRLPDTEDLKNKNYGVDKVNSYFRYEIPLDTSKLNNPYISGIGEKNWRQFRIPLRQATSKIGNPTLTIVEAIRVWINGANEPLRIRFAEMNLVGNQWQKVIIPGKVSENDTTLEIATINFEDDPNYLSPPGVQRERDRTQTEEVVYKNEQALKLTINKLQDGDTREIVKYLFKPLDVFDYKEMKLFIRGDQSDLPGSISFYENEDSYGSEVYFRFGTDTSNFYEYRQPVTKGDPLKNGWSEISISFDKLTAIKQGREDVTQFYSQSIDELPGHTRGVKGNPSLTKINYFSFGIKNPNNKGISTGDVSGELWVNELRVLGADDTPGWAYSGSTQFKFADLLTVSLNASKTDPYFHKLSQRFGSRVDNSSWSGSVNLDVLKFIPWNLTGSSLSVNYARSESISKPLYLPGTDINVDEAVRLEVDKQKEAGLTEKQAENIAEETIRKTSQSLNISDTWSLSSIKFKIPSKSWYIEDIINNLQFSFSFNKSYSRNPQMIFSNGWQWNGSGKYSLNFSKENYIFAADIPIIGSFVELFKDYKNAKIYFSPQTFSTGLSASRRNSSSLSRQESAAMNTQRDFTAKRDFGFNWKFTEGGLLNLGVAYNVNVASSFAHLLAYDDIGRSESDIWRDIINGQYFGKDYSYAQSFNLKTEPKLPQIWDLNKYLNITLGYTNSYNWQNNFKQDTLGRSGGFSNNIRAGLSIKLKSLTAPLFMEEKVVGAASANAKQRGNPRKPANVKNISEDSVEEEKTEQVSADKNDELEDKTENADSVQAEPKEPIFSIALNYLKLASKWLFFDYENISMDFSQSVSASGSGIKARGTGFTNFWGLQSIDENGPSRAFMLGLSRNIGKRAPNGNLSDNFSEKNSLDFKTSRPLWEGATVSLNWNVGWGMNRTTRITTDEFGNVEINDVTSTGTLDKSFMYLPIFFSKAGIIEVNRIYQADKNKNIAKAFEDGFESIPILENIPILNEFSKFIPRANWRLDWRGLEKFEFIKGIAKSVSLNHAYSSSYTEGWKVDPDGKKQTQTQRINYGFAPLLGMNVTFDNIWDGNLTGAVKYSTKSSFDLGITTRNITESFSRDINVTASFSKSGFSLPLFGLDLKNDIEMSLSYTSAQNSVVIFEMDKEDFDEDGKPQDGTTRTIIEPRIKYTLSSKVTLSIFYKRTAVEPEGASRIPPTTTNEAGLDVHIAIQ from the coding sequence TTGAAGTTAGAGAATAAAAATAAAAAAAAGATATTTAGTGCATTTCTGGTATTATTAATTTTATCAGCTTTTGCTTTTATATTTGCCTCAAAAAATAATATTCATACAAATTTGGATTATGAAAAAATAAATCTGAATTTTGATGAATTATTAACAAACCAGCCAAATCAATTTTCGAAAGTTGCAGATTCTACAAATATTTTTGATTCCGATACAACAAGATTTGACTCATTAAAAATGTCAAATATGAAATATGATTCAACTAAATTTGATTCGATGAAACTTGATTCAACTTATAGGTTGAAAAATTTTAAATATGTTAGAACCGACGATCAATTCTTAAAACTTAAACCAGATAGAAAAATTGGTTTTTTTGCTTATCCATCCGAAAGATTTATAAAAAGAACAGTTGAATTGGATTCCACCGGAAGTTTTGTAATAATTAGAGAATTTATTGCAAATAGCGAAGTGAGATTGCCGTTAAAAATTCCTTTAGATGAATATGTAAAAATGCGGTTAGAAAATGTTGAAAGAAGTTCTTGGGAAAATATTGGCTATACTTATGAGCTTAAAGAATCCGGCGATGATTTAGGACAATTAATTAAAGACATCACAAATATTGAAATTCCTCTGCCAAGCGTTGGAATTTTAAGTATTTTCGGTCCGCCTAAAATTAGTCTAAAAATTAGCGGTGCTGTTGATATTCATGGTGCTTGGAGAAATGAAACAACAGAAGGAGTAACCGCTTCGTTATTAGGAAATACAAGAAACGAACCGGATTTTAAACAGCAAGTTCAAATTAATGTTAATGGATTAATTGGTGATAAATTAACAATTGGTGCAGATTGGAACACAGAGCGTACGTTTGAATATGAAAATCAGCTTAAACTTCAGTATAAAGGTTATAAAGATGAAATTGTGCAAAATGTTGAAGCCGGAAACGTTTCACTGCAAACTTCACCATTGGTTGGCGGAGGAGAAGCACTTTTTGGAATTAAAGCACTTTTTCAACTTGGTCCGTTTAGTTTAACTGCAATAGCGTCACAGAAAAAAAGCGAGGTTGAAGAAGTTTCTGTCTCCGGCGGAACTCAGAAAAATGAGTTTGAAATTCACGCTTATGATTATTCACAAAACCATTATTTTGTTGATTTAGATTATGCATCAACCGATCCAAATCTAAATTTATTTGAGAAATATTATGCAAATGCAAATCCGGTTGTTAGCAAATTTCATAAAATTAAAGAAATTGAAGTTTGGAAAACAACTGATCAAAGAATAGATATCAGCAACGAAAGGAAAGCAAATGCATTTATTGATCTTCCTCCAAGAGTTTCTGATACTTCTTTAGTTCCTTATGAAGATTCTTACAAACAACTTACGAATAATTCAATTCCAGGCAGAAGTATTATTGACGGAAGATTTGTAAAAATGATTGAAGGACAAGATTATGACGTTAATATTTATGCGGGATTTATAAGTTTTAGAACTCAAATAAATACTGAAGATGCTATTGCTGTTGCTTACAGAATTGAAGGTGATGATGGAATATTTGATCACTATTATGGAGAATTTCTGAAAGAGATTAATGATACTTCTTCAATAATGGTTTTAAAATTAGTAAAGCCGGAAAAACTACAGCCGGGCGGAACTTTTGCTGATGCTTGGAAATTGCAGTTAAAAAATATTTATCCGATTGGCGGACGCGATGTAAATAAAGAGGGTTTTAAATTAGATATAAATTATCAAATTGCCGGACAAGAAGCGGTTAGAGAATTAGATGGGAAAAATATTCTTGAAGAATTTGGATTAGATTTAAGTGATGAAAGCGGTGGCGGAAGTCCGGATGGAGCTTTTGATTTTGAACAAAACAGAACAATCTTAACTAAAACGGGAGAAATAATTTTCCCAAAATTGCAGCCATTCGGCAGAGATTTTCCTTTTGGTGTTGAACGTGCATATCAAGCAATATATGATACAACCGTAACTTTTGCTAAAAACGATAAAGCTCAAGATAAATTTATAATTATTGGCGAATATTCTGCGGCAGCGTCTTCTGTTTATAACATTGGATTTAACGTTGTGGAAAATTCTGTAAAAGTTACTCTTGATGGAAGAACTTTAGATGCCGGAACAGATTATAGCGTTGATTATAATATCGGTCAAGTAATTATCCGTAACCAAGATGCATTAGTTCCCGGTGCAAATCTTAAAATTACATTCGAAAAAAATGATTTATTCCAGCTTGCATCTAAAACACTTTTAGGTTTACGCGGAATTTATGATGTAAGCGAAAAAACAAAATTTGGATTTTCATATTTAAATTTAAACCAAACAACACTTAGCGATAAAGTTAGAATTGGCGAAGAGCCTTTGAATAACTCAATTTTCGGAATGGATTTTCAAACCGGAATTGAATTACCGTTTATTACAAAAGGCTTAAATTATTTAATTTCAACTAAGGAAATGTCATCTTTTAATCTTAAAGGTGAATTTGCTTATATGAGTCCTGATCCAAATACTAAAAAAAGTACAATTAAAAGTGATAATAGCCAAAGTATTGCCTACATTGATGATTTTGAAAGGTCAAAAAGAATTATTCCCGTTGGTGTTTCTTATACGGGGTGGAAAGATATCAGCATTCCGGATTCAATTAATGGAATTGGAAATCTTGAAAAATCTGAAATAATGAATTATAAAGCACAAAGTTATTGGTTTAATAGATTACCTTCATTAGTAACTGTTGATTCTATTTGGGGCGGAAGAAGAGACGTTGCAAGAAATGATGGAAATATAACTGTGCTTGATTATATTTTTAATCCTGCAAAAAGGGGAACTTATAATTATAATCCAAGGCTTGATGATAGATCAAAACTTTGGGGCGGAATGATGCGCGGACTTTCTTCCTCAGCCGGTAATTTGGTTGAAGAAAACATTGAATATATTGAATTTTGGATAGACGTTGGAAGATCATCAACCGACACAAAAATGATAATTGATCTTGGTCAAATTAGTGAAGATATAATTCCCAATAACGAATTTAACACAGAAGACAAACAGCCCTATAATGATATTCTTGAAGACAATGAAGATCTTGGTTTGGATGGTTTAGCTGATGCAGAAGAAATTGCATTATTTGGTGATGTTGATGGAAACGGAGATCCGAGTAATGATAATTTTAAATTTTCCCTCGGATCACTTGACTATTCAACAATTAATGGTACGGAAGGCAACGGAAGATTAAGCGATGCCGGAAGACTGCCTGATACTGAAGATCTTAAAAATAAAAATTATGGCGTTGATAAAGTTAACAGTTATTTTAGATATGAAATTCCATTAGATACTTCGAAGTTAAACAATCCTTACATAAGCGGAATTGGAGAAAAAAATTGGAGACAATTTAGAATTCCTTTACGACAAGCAACAAGCAAAATTGGTAATCCAACTTTAACAATTGTTGAAGCAATTAGAGTTTGGATAAACGGAGCTAATGAACCATTGAGAATCAGATTTGCTGAAATGAATTTGGTTGGTAATCAATGGCAGAAAGTTATCATTCCGGGCAAAGTAAGTGAAAATGATACAACATTGGAAATTGCAACTATAAATTTTGAAGATGATCCAAATTATCTAAGTCCGCCCGGCGTTCAAAGGGAACGAGACAGAACACAAACCGAAGAAGTTGTTTATAAAAATGAGCAAGCATTAAAATTGACAATCAACAAACTTCAAGACGGAGATACGCGAGAAATAGTTAAATATTTATTCAAACCTCTTGATGTTTTTGATTATAAAGAAATGAAATTATTTATACGCGGTGATCAAAGTGATTTGCCCGGTTCAATTTCATTTTACGAAAATGAAGATAGTTATGGTTCAGAAGTATATTTTAGATTTGGAACTGATACCTCAAACTTTTATGAATATCGTCAGCCGGTAACAAAAGGTGATCCTCTAAAAAATGGATGGAGTGAAATTTCAATTTCGTTTGATAAATTAACTGCAATAAAACAAGGAAGGGAAGACGTAACACAATTTTATTCTCAAAGTATTGATGAGTTACCAGGTCATACGCGCGGAGTTAAAGGAAATCCTTCATTAACGAAAATAAATTATTTCTCATTTGGAATTAAAAATCCTAATAATAAAGGTATTTCTACCGGAGATGTTTCCGGCGAATTGTGGGTAAATGAATTGAGAGTTTTAGGTGCTGATGATACTCCGGGCTGGGCATATAGCGGATCAACACAATTTAAGTTTGCAGATTTATTAACAGTAAGTTTAAATGCAAGTAAAACTGATCCCTATTTTCATAAATTAAGCCAGAGATTTGGATCCAGAGTAGATAACTCAAGTTGGAGCGGATCAGTAAATCTGGATGTTCTAAAATTTATTCCATGGAATTTAACCGGAAGCAGCTTAAGTGTAAATTATGCAAGATCAGAATCAATTTCTAAACCATTGTATCTTCCCGGAACGGATATAAATGTTGATGAAGCGGTAAGATTAGAAGTTGATAAACAAAAGGAAGCGGGTTTAACTGAAAAACAAGCTGAGAATATTGCAGAAGAAACAATTAGAAAGACCTCTCAATCATTAAATATTTCTGATACTTGGTCGCTATCAAGTATAAAATTTAAAATCCCAAGCAAGAGCTGGTATATTGAAGATATAATAAATAATCTTCAGTTTTCATTCAGCTTTAATAAATCTTATAGCAGAAATCCGCAAATGATTTTTTCAAACGGCTGGCAATGGAATGGAAGCGGTAAGTACTCCTTAAATTTTAGTAAAGAAAATTATATTTTCGCTGCTGATATTCCTATAATTGGAAGTTTTGTTGAACTATTTAAAGATTACAAAAATGCTAAAATTTATTTTTCACCTCAAACATTTAGTACTGGTTTATCTGCATCAAGAAGAAATTCCTCAAGCTTAAGCCGCCAGGAAAGTGCCGCAATGAATACTCAGCGGGATTTTACTGCAAAAAGAGATTTTGGTTTTAACTGGAAATTTACAGAAGGCGGATTATTAAATTTAGGTGTTGCATACAATGTAAATGTTGCATCGTCTTTTGCTCACTTACTTGCTTATGATGATATTGGTCGTTCTGAAAGTGATATTTGGAGAGATATTATTAATGGGCAATATTTCGGCAAAGATTATAGTTACGCACAAAGTTTTAATTTGAAGACTGAGCCTAAACTTCCGCAAATTTGGGATTTGAATAAATATTTAAATATCACACTTGGATATACTAATTCTTATAATTGGCAAAATAATTTTAAGCAGGATACTTTAGGAAGAAGCGGCGGATTTTCTAATAATATACGTGCTGGATTAAGCATAAAGCTAAAATCCTTAACTGCCCCATTATTTATGGAAGAAAAAGTTGTCGGCGCTGCTTCTGCTAATGCTAAACAAAGGGGAAATCCAAGAAAACCGGCAAACGTTAAAAATATTAGTGAAGATTCTGTTGAAGAAGAAAAAACTGAACAAGTTTCAGCAGATAAAAATGATGAATTGGAAGATAAAACAGAAAATGCAGATTCAGTTCAAGCCGAACCAAAAGAACCGATATTTTCAATAGCATTAAATTATCTTAAACTTGCATCAAAATGGTTATTCTTTGATTATGAAAATATTAGTATGGATTTCTCTCAATCAGTTTCTGCAAGCGGTAGCGGAATTAAAGCCCGAGGAACCGGATTTACAAATTTTTGGGGATTGCAGTCAATTGATGAAAACGGACCATCGCGCGCATTTATGCTTGGCTTAAGCAGAAATATTGGTAAGCGTGCACCAAACGGAAATTTATCGGATAATTTTTCCGAAAAGAATTCTTTGGATTTTAAAACTTCCCGACCTTTATGGGAAGGCGCAACTGTAAGCTTAAACTGGAATGTTGGCTGGGGAATGAATAGAACTACAAGAATCACTACAGATGAATTTGGAAACGTTGAAATTAATGATGTTACATCAACCGGAACTTTAGATAAATCTTTTATGTATTTACCGATTTTCTTCTCAAAAGCCGGAATTATTGAAGTTAATAGAATTTATCAAGCTGACAAAAATAAAAATATTGCAAAAGCTTTTGAAGACGGATTTGAAAGTATTCCTATCTTAGAAAATATTCCTATACTTAATGAATTTTCAAAATTTATCCCAAGGGCAAATTGGAGATTAGATTGGCGAGGTCTCGAAAAATTTGAATTCATAAAAGGAATTGCTAAATCAGTTTCTTTAAATCATGCATATTCTTCATCATATACAGAAGGCTGGAAAGTCGATCCGGATGGAAAAAAACAAACTCAAACACAAAGAATTAATTATGGATTTGCTCCTTTACTCGGAATGAATGTAACGTTCGATAATATTTGGGATGGGAATTTAACCGGCGCCGTTAAATATTCTACAAAATCAAGTTTTGATCTTGGAATTACTACAAGAAATATTACTGAATCATTTTCGAGAGATATTAACGTTACAGCAAGTTTTTCAAAATCCGGATTTTCGCTTCCGTTATTTGGTTTGGATTTGAAAAATGATATTGAAATGTCATTATCCTACACAAGTGCGCAAAATTCTGTTGTAATTTTTGAAATGGATAAAGAAGATTTTGACGAAGACGGAAAACCGCAAGACGGAACAACAAGAACAATAATTGAACCGAGAATAAAATATACTTTAAGTTCAAAAGTAACACTCTCAATTTTCTATAAACGAACTGCAGTTGAACCGGAAGGAGCGTCAAGAATTCCGCCGACTACAACAAATGAAGCCGGTTTAGATGTGCACATTGCCATTCAATAA
- a CDS encoding bifunctional response regulator/alkaline phosphatase family protein — MKKYKILWVDDEIEMLRSHILFLNEKGYDVSTVTNGKDAISEIKNREYDLIFLDEMMPGMGGLETLSIIKELKPNIPVVMVTKSEEESLMNDAIGSKITDYLIKSVVPSQILMVCKKILDGKKISGEYVTKDYLEDFSKISRRLLDDLDFDDWIDINLKMVNWDMELDSHREVGLQQTLLEQKKECNQEFSKYVEKNYEHWIHNKGEENVPLLTTDIVEQFVIPHLESAEGPVFLFVLDCLRLDQWLLMEKHLLEYFSIEKDYYYSILPTATPYARNSLFSGLYPSEIENYYPDLWQENKDDERSQNKYEKELLQFLLDRKRIKLDNELKYMKIIDPDVGRSFEQNIVSHKRTHFMAVVVNFLDMLVHGRSDSELIKEIAPNEAAFRSLTNSWFQHSSLFGTFRNIANMNKAKIIVTTDHGSIITRRAAKVFADRETSKNLRFKFGKNLKVDPKFAMQINNPNKFKLPKRGVTGSYIIAKEDYYFIYPTEYHKYLNHYKDTFQHGGISMEEMILPVITMESKV; from the coding sequence ATGAAAAAATATAAAATTCTGTGGGTTGATGATGAGATCGAAATGCTTCGTTCTCATATTTTATTTTTGAACGAAAAAGGTTACGATGTAAGCACAGTTACAAATGGAAAAGATGCAATTTCCGAAATTAAAAACAGAGAATATGATTTAATCTTTTTGGATGAAATGATGCCCGGAATGGGCGGATTGGAAACACTTTCAATCATTAAAGAATTGAAACCAAATATTCCGGTTGTAATGGTTACTAAAAGTGAAGAAGAATCATTAATGAATGATGCAATCGGAAGTAAAATAACCGATTACCTAATAAAATCGGTTGTTCCATCGCAAATATTAATGGTTTGTAAAAAAATTCTTGATGGAAAAAAAATCTCCGGTGAATATGTTACAAAAGATTATTTGGAAGATTTCAGCAAAATTTCAAGACGACTTTTAGACGATTTGGATTTTGATGATTGGATAGATATAAATCTCAAAATGGTAAATTGGGATATGGAGCTTGACAGTCATAGAGAAGTTGGTTTACAGCAAACTTTGTTAGAGCAAAAGAAAGAATGCAATCAAGAATTTTCAAAATATGTTGAAAAAAATTATGAACATTGGATTCATAATAAAGGCGAAGAAAATGTTCCGCTTTTAACTACCGATATTGTAGAACAATTTGTAATTCCTCATTTAGAAAGTGCCGAAGGTCCGGTTTTTTTATTTGTTCTCGATTGCCTGCGTTTAGATCAATGGCTGCTTATGGAAAAACATTTGCTGGAATATTTCTCAATAGAGAAAGATTACTATTATTCAATTTTACCAACTGCAACTCCTTATGCAAGAAATTCATTATTCAGCGGATTGTATCCTTCGGAAATTGAAAATTATTATCCTGATTTGTGGCAAGAAAATAAAGATGATGAAAGAAGTCAGAATAAATATGAAAAAGAATTGCTCCAATTTTTACTTGATCGAAAGCGAATAAAATTAGATAATGAATTGAAGTATATGAAAATTATTGATCCGGATGTGGGAAGATCATTTGAGCAAAATATTGTTTCGCATAAACGAACTCACTTTATGGCAGTTGTTGTAAATTTTCTTGATATGCTTGTACACGGAAGATCGGATTCCGAACTTATAAAAGAAATTGCTCCAAACGAAGCTGCATTTCGGTCGCTTACAAATAGCTGGTTTCAACATTCTTCTTTATTCGGAACTTTTAGAAATATTGCAAATATGAACAAAGCAAAAATTATTGTTACCACAGATCACGGAAGTATAATAACAAGAAGAGCAGCAAAAGTTTTTGCCGATAGAGAAACTTCTAAAAATCTTAGATTTAAATTTGGCAAAAATTTAAAAGTAGATCCAAAATTTGCAATGCAAATTAACAATCCCAATAAATTTAAATTACCAAAACGCGGTGTTACGGGTAGTTATATTATTGCAAAAGAAGATTATTATTTTATTTATCCGACTGAATACCACAAGTATTTAAATCATTACAAAGACACTTTCCAGCATGGCGGAATTTCAATGGAAGAAATGATTTTGCCTGTAATTACAATGGAGAGCAAAGTTTAA
- the tsaE gene encoding tRNA (adenosine(37)-N6)-threonylcarbamoyltransferase complex ATPase subunit type 1 TsaE, translating into MKTLIQKEIHNLFELDKIAFEISNIIKNGDVILLEGNLGSGKTTLVKSICLNYGIENVVSPSFAIVNEYFGKVQIYHFDFYRIKKAEELYDIGFHDYLNNEDSVKFIEWAELFPEILPKNFIKIIIKQNENDVRKIVVIRNE; encoded by the coding sequence TTGAAAACTTTAATCCAAAAAGAAATTCATAATCTATTTGAATTGGATAAAATTGCGTTTGAAATTTCAAACATTATTAAAAATGGTGATGTAATTTTACTTGAGGGAAATTTAGGAAGCGGCAAAACTACTTTGGTAAAATCTATTTGTTTAAATTACGGAATAGAAAATGTTGTTAGTCCATCTTTCGCAATTGTGAACGAATATTTTGGCAAAGTTCAAATTTATCATTTTGATTTTTATAGAATAAAAAAAGCTGAAGAACTTTACGATATTGGTTTTCATGATTATTTGAATAATGAAGATTCAGTAAAATTTATTGAGTGGGCGGAACTCTTTCCAGAAATTTTACCGAAGAATTTTATTAAAATAATTATCAAACAAAATGAAAATGATGTTAGGAAAATTGTAGTAATTCGAAATGAATAA
- the tsaB gene encoding tRNA (adenosine(37)-N6)-threonylcarbamoyltransferase complex dimerization subunit type 1 TsaB, with the protein METDQKILAIETSNELCSAAIYFDQNNFDERNILLKHVHSEKLIPTIEELLNSNKISTKDLTSVAVSIGPGSFTGLRIGLTAAKAIAFASNLPIIPVPTFSALALEIADYIKIDSEFYIINNANIEECYFAKFKNYKFGTMEFNNPELTLKKDLINLIEEDSLIFGNLKNIENIKFISSPRASYIGKWAYLFGRDLLTFEYDFLEPNYLKDFKIKRVQ; encoded by the coding sequence ATGGAAACTGATCAAAAAATTCTTGCTATTGAAACTTCAAACGAATTGTGCAGCGCTGCAATTTATTTTGATCAAAATAATTTTGACGAAAGAAATATTTTATTAAAACATGTTCATTCGGAAAAGTTAATTCCAACAATTGAAGAATTACTAAACTCAAATAAAATTTCTACAAAAGATTTAACAAGTGTTGCGGTTTCAATTGGTCCGGGTTCATTTACCGGATTGAGAATTGGATTAACAGCCGCAAAAGCAATTGCGTTTGCATCAAATTTGCCAATAATTCCCGTTCCGACTTTTTCCGCATTAGCTTTAGAAATTGCTGATTATATTAAAATAGATTCCGAATTTTATATAATAAACAACGCAAATATTGAGGAATGTTATTTTGCAAAATTTAAAAACTATAAGTTTGGTACAATGGAATTTAATAATCCGGAATTAACTTTAAAGAAAGATTTAATAAATTTAATTGAAGAAGATTCGCTAATTTTTGGCAATCTAAAAAACATTGAAAACATAAAATTTATAAGTTCGCCAAGAGCTTCTTATATTGGAAAATGGGCTTATTTATTTGGCAGAGATTTATTAACTTTTGAGTACGATTTTCTTGAACCAAATTATTTAAAAGATTTTAAGATTAAGAGAGTACAATGA
- a CDS encoding DUF1573 domain-containing protein, which translates to MKKLLVAAIILIINISVNAQFSKPKISALSSEFNFGDVKEGEILTHKFVIQNTGGEILQIAKVKASCGCTAAKPSKNDIKPNDTTTISVRFDTNRRMGKQQKYVYIISNDPENPQFRLSFTANIISGNAISPLSQPELKLSKYTHNFGNVKEGKVLKIGINVSNSGTSNLEIKNIKSSCDCATALMSNKKLLPNENSELKIEFNTKNLSGQIARTVTLFSNDPKNPSQVLTLIANIEKE; encoded by the coding sequence ATGAAAAAATTATTAGTTGCAGCAATTATTTTAATTATAAATATTTCTGTTAACGCGCAATTTTCAAAACCAAAGATTTCTGCATTAAGCAGCGAATTTAATTTTGGTGATGTTAAAGAAGGCGAAATTCTTACTCATAAATTTGTTATACAAAATACCGGCGGGGAAATTTTACAAATTGCAAAAGTAAAAGCTTCTTGCGGATGCACAGCAGCAAAGCCATCAAAAAATGATATCAAACCGAATGATACAACTACAATTAGTGTTCGTTTTGATACAAATAGAAGAATGGGAAAACAGCAAAAGTATGTTTACATTATTAGTAATGATCCGGAAAATCCTCAGTTCAGATTATCATTTACCGCAAATATAATTTCCGGAAATGCGATTAGTCCTCTTTCTCAGCCCGAATTAAAACTTTCAAAATACACTCATAATTTTGGAAATGTTAAAGAAGGAAAAGTTTTAAAAATTGGCATAAATGTTTCAAATTCCGGAACAAGCAATTTGGAAATTAAAAATATAAAATCATCTTGCGATTGTGCAACAGCATTAATGAGTAATAAAAAATTATTACCAAATGAAAATTCCGAATTGAAAATTGAATTTAATACCAAAAATTTATCCGGACAAATTGCAAGAACTGTAACTTTATTTTCAAATGATCCTAAAAATCCATCGCAAGTTTTAACACTAATTGCGAATATCGAAAAGGAATAA